A window from Citrobacter amalonaticus encodes these proteins:
- the barA gene encoding two-component sensor histidine kinase BarA, which produces MTNYSLRARMMILILAPTVLIGLLLSIFFVVHRYHDLQRQLEDAGASIIEPLAVSTEYGMNLQNRESIGQLISVLHRRHSEIVRAISVYDENNHLFVTSNFNLNPSEMQLPPGSPFPRRLSVEGQGDILILRTPIISESYSLDESPATDAKNAGNMLGYVALELDLKSVRLQQYKEIFISSVMMLFCIGIALIFGWRLMRDVTGPIRNMVNTVDRIRRGQLDSRVEGFMLGELDVLKNGINSMAMSLAAYHEEMQHNIDQATSDLRETLEQMEIQNVELDLAKKRAQEAARIKSEFLANMSHELRTPLNGVIGFTRLTLKTELNTTQRDHLNTIERSANNLLAIINDVLDFSKLEAGKLILESIPFALRNTLDEVVTLLAHSSHDKGLELTLNIKNDVPDNVIGDPLRLQQVITNLVGNAIKFTESGNIDILVEKRSLSNTKVQIEVQIRDTGIGIPERDQSRLFQAFRQADASISRRHGGTGLGLVITQKLVNEMGGDISFHSQPNRGSTFWFHINLDLNPNVIKDGPATTCLVGKRIAYIEPNAAAAQCTLDILSETPLEVIYSPTFSALAVEHYDFMLLGVAVTFKEPLTMQHERLIQATKMTEFLMLALPCHAQVNAEKLKQDGVASCLLKPLTSTRLLPALVDLCRQNHPESALVSDESKIAMTVMAVDDNPANLKLIGALLDDLVQHVELCDSGQQAVDRAKQMQFDLILMDIQMPDMDGIRACELIHQLPHQQQTPVIAVTAHAMAGQKEKLLSAGMNDYLAKPIEEEKLFNLLQRYKPGASVPTRRLSAEPIEPVFNPNATLDWQLALRQAAGKPDLARDMLQMLIDFLPEVRNKIEEQLVGENPQGLIDLIHKLHGSCGYSGVPRMKNLCQLLESQLREGTPEEDLEPEFLELLDEMDNVAREARKWLL; this is translated from the coding sequence ATGACCAACTACAGCCTGCGCGCTCGCATGATGATTCTGATCCTGGCCCCGACCGTGCTTATCGGTTTACTGCTCAGTATCTTTTTCGTTGTGCATCGCTACCACGACTTGCAGCGTCAACTGGAAGATGCCGGTGCCAGTATCATCGAGCCTCTCGCGGTCTCTACCGAATACGGTATGAACCTGCAAAACCGCGAATCCATCGGCCAGCTCATTAGCGTTTTGCATCGCCGCCACTCAGAGATTGTGCGGGCGATTTCGGTCTACGACGAGAACAATCACCTCTTCGTCACCTCGAATTTCAATCTCAATCCGTCGGAAATGCAACTGCCTCCGGGCTCACCGTTTCCGCGCCGACTGAGCGTTGAGGGTCAGGGCGATATTTTAATCCTGCGCACGCCGATCATTTCAGAAAGCTATTCGCTTGACGAATCCCCGGCCACTGATGCAAAAAACGCGGGTAATATGTTGGGATATGTGGCGCTTGAACTCGATCTCAAGTCGGTCCGCTTACAACAGTATAAAGAAATCTTCATTTCTTCCGTCATGATGCTGTTTTGTATCGGCATTGCGCTGATCTTTGGCTGGCGTCTGATGCGCGATGTGACAGGGCCGATTCGCAACATGGTCAATACGGTTGACCGCATCCGCCGGGGGCAACTCGACAGCCGCGTGGAGGGCTTTATGCTCGGCGAGCTGGATGTGTTGAAAAACGGCATTAACTCAATGGCCATGTCGCTCGCAGCCTATCACGAAGAGATGCAGCACAATATCGATCAGGCGACCTCCGATTTGCGTGAAACGCTCGAGCAGATGGAGATCCAAAACGTCGAGCTGGATCTCGCGAAAAAGCGTGCGCAGGAAGCCGCCCGCATCAAGTCTGAATTTTTGGCCAACATGTCCCATGAGCTGCGTACCCCGCTGAACGGCGTGATCGGCTTTACGCGCCTGACGCTGAAAACCGAGCTGAATACCACCCAGCGCGACCACCTGAATACCATCGAGCGTTCGGCAAATAACCTGCTGGCAATCATCAACGACGTTCTCGATTTCTCTAAGCTGGAAGCGGGTAAACTTATTCTCGAAAGCATTCCCTTTGCCCTGCGCAATACGCTCGATGAAGTGGTGACGCTGCTGGCACATTCATCGCACGACAAAGGGCTGGAGCTGACGCTCAATATTAAGAATGACGTACCGGATAACGTGATTGGCGACCCGCTGCGTTTGCAGCAGGTCATCACTAATCTGGTCGGTAACGCGATTAAATTCACCGAGAGCGGCAACATCGACATTCTGGTGGAAAAGCGTTCGCTGAGTAACACCAAAGTGCAGATCGAAGTGCAGATCCGCGATACCGGCATCGGTATCCCCGAGCGCGACCAGTCACGCCTGTTCCAGGCTTTCCGTCAGGCCGATGCCAGTATTTCCCGTCGCCACGGCGGTACCGGACTGGGGCTGGTGATCACGCAGAAGCTGGTTAACGAGATGGGCGGCGATATCTCCTTCCACAGCCAGCCGAATCGCGGCTCAACCTTCTGGTTCCACATCAATCTCGATCTGAATCCGAATGTGATTAAGGATGGCCCGGCGACCACCTGCCTGGTGGGTAAACGTATTGCCTACATCGAGCCAAATGCCGCCGCCGCGCAGTGTACGCTGGATATTCTTAGCGAAACGCCGCTGGAGGTGATTTATAGCCCAACGTTTTCCGCACTGGCCGTTGAGCACTACGACTTTATGCTGCTTGGCGTTGCCGTCACCTTCAAAGAGCCGCTGACAATGCAGCACGAGCGGCTGATTCAGGCAACCAAAATGACCGAATTCCTGATGCTGGCGCTGCCGTGCCACGCTCAGGTGAACGCCGAGAAACTCAAACAGGACGGTGTGGCAAGTTGTCTGCTAAAACCCCTGACCTCCACGCGTCTGCTGCCCGCGCTGGTGGATTTGTGTCGTCAGAATCACCCCGAAAGCGCGCTGGTCTCAGACGAAAGCAAAATTGCCATGACGGTTATGGCGGTTGATGATAATCCAGCCAACCTGAAGCTGATTGGCGCACTGCTGGACGATCTGGTTCAACATGTTGAGCTGTGTGATAGCGGCCAACAGGCGGTCGATCGCGCGAAGCAGATGCAGTTTGATCTGATCCTGATGGATATTCAGATGCCGGACATGGATGGCATTCGGGCTTGCGAACTGATCCACCAGCTTCCTCATCAACAGCAAACCCCGGTGATCGCCGTCACCGCGCACGCGATGGCAGGCCAGAAAGAGAAATTGCTGAGTGCCGGAATGAATGACTATCTGGCAAAACCGATCGAAGAAGAGAAGTTGTTTAATCTGCTGCAACGCTACAAACCTGGCGCAAGTGTTCCGACACGCCGGCTTAGCGCTGAACCGATCGAACCGGTTTTCAACCCAAATGCCACGCTGGACTGGCAACTGGCGCTACGCCAGGCCGCCGGAAAACCCGATCTGGCACGCGATATGCTGCAAATGCTGATCGATTTTCTGCCGGAAGTGCGTAATAAAATCGAAGAGCAGTTGGTAGGGGAAAATCCACAAGGATTAATCGATTTGATTCATAAGCTGCATGGCAGTTGCGGTTATAGCGGCGTACCGCGCATGAAGAATTTGTGTCAATTGCTGGAAAGCCAGTTACGCGAAGGGACGCCAGAAGAAGATCTGGAACCCGAGTTTCTGGAACTGCTGGACGAGATGGATAACGTGGCGCGTGAAGCGCGAAAATGGCTGTTGTAG
- a CDS encoding glycerate kinase, with translation MKIVIAPDSYKESLSALEVANAIEQGFREIWPDADYVKLPVADGGEGTVEAMVAATAGRIVDVDVTGPLGKTVTAFFGLSGDERTAFIEMAAASGLEQVPVALRDPLKTTSWGTGELIRHALDAGVDHIIIGLGGSATNDGGAGMVQALGAKLLDARQNEIGKGGAALDALTRIDISQLDPRLAACRIEVACDVTNPLTGKEGASAVFGPQKGATAETIDRLDTALVHYAQIITRDLEVDVLELAGGGAAGGMGAALYAFCGAQLRRGIEIVTDALQLDACVADADLVVTGEGRMDSQTIHGKVPVGVAKVAKRYHKPVIGIAGSLTADVGIVHEHGLDAVFSVIYTICTLDDALKNAAENVRMTARNVAATLKMGQTLR, from the coding sequence ATGAAAATAGTGATCGCACCGGACTCGTATAAGGAAAGTTTGAGTGCTCTCGAGGTGGCGAACGCCATTGAGCAAGGTTTTCGTGAAATCTGGCCCGATGCGGATTATGTAAAACTTCCGGTTGCTGATGGCGGTGAAGGAACGGTTGAAGCCATGGTGGCGGCGACGGCGGGACGCATTGTTGATGTCGACGTCACGGGTCCGCTGGGGAAAACCGTCACCGCGTTTTTCGGCTTATCCGGCGACGAGCGCACGGCTTTCATTGAGATGGCGGCAGCCAGCGGCCTGGAGCAGGTGCCTGTCGCGTTACGCGATCCATTAAAGACAACCTCCTGGGGAACCGGGGAGTTGATTCGTCATGCGCTGGATGCTGGCGTAGATCATATTATTATCGGGCTCGGCGGCAGTGCGACCAACGACGGCGGTGCGGGCATGGTGCAGGCGTTGGGGGCAAAATTGCTCGATGCCCGGCAGAATGAAATTGGTAAGGGCGGAGCAGCGCTCGATGCGCTTACACGGATCGATATCAGCCAGTTGGATCCGCGTCTTGCCGCATGCCGTATTGAAGTCGCGTGTGATGTGACTAACCCGCTGACCGGTAAAGAGGGGGCGTCAGCGGTGTTTGGTCCACAGAAAGGGGCTACGGCAGAGACGATCGATCGTCTGGATACAGCACTGGTGCATTATGCGCAGATTATCACCCGCGATCTGGAGGTGGATGTCCTTGAACTGGCTGGCGGCGGTGCGGCAGGCGGGATGGGCGCGGCGCTGTATGCGTTTTGCGGTGCGCAACTGCGACGCGGAATTGAGATAGTCACCGATGCGCTACAACTGGATGCATGCGTTGCGGATGCCGATCTGGTGGTGACCGGCGAAGGGCGCATGGATAGCCAGACGATCCACGGTAAAGTTCCGGTAGGGGTGGCGAAGGTGGCAAAGCGCTACCACAAACCGGTGATCGGTATTGCCGGTAGCCTGACGGCCGATGTCGGCATCGTCCATGAACATGGGCTGGATGCCGTCTTTAGCGTGATTTATACCATCTGTACGCTGGACGATGCGTTGAAGAACGCCGCAGAGAACGTGCGCATGACCGCGCGCAACGTCGCGGCGACGCTCAAAATGGGACAGACGCTACGCTGA
- the gudD gene encoding glucarate dehydratase: MNAQFTTPVVTAIQVIPVAGHDSMLMNLSGAHAPFFTRNIVIIKDNSGHTGVGEIPGGEKIRKTLEDAIPLVVGKQLGEYKNVLNAVRNTFADRDSGGRGLQTFDLRTTIHVVTGIEAALLDLLGQHLGVNVASLLGDGQQRSEVEMLGYLFFVGNRKATPLPYQSQPDEQCDWYRLRHEEAMTPDAVVRLAEAAYEKYGFNDFKLKGGVLAGEEEAESIVALAKRFPQARVTLDPNGAWSLNEAIKIGKYLKGSLAYAEDPCGAEQGFSGREVMAEFRRATGLPTATNMIATDWRQMGHTLSLQSVDIPLADPHFWTMQGSVRVAQMCHEFGLTWGSHSNNHFDISLAMFTHVAAAAPGKITAIDTHWIWQEGNQRLTKAPFEIKGGMVQVPAKPGLGVELDMDQVMKAHELYQKHGLGARDDAMGMQYLIPNWTFDNKRPCMVR, from the coding sequence ATGAACGCACAATTTACTACTCCTGTTGTAACGGCAATACAGGTTATTCCGGTTGCGGGCCACGACAGTATGCTGATGAACCTGAGCGGAGCGCATGCCCCGTTCTTCACGCGTAATATTGTGATTATCAAAGATAATTCCGGTCATACTGGCGTGGGTGAAATCCCCGGTGGCGAAAAAATCCGTAAGACGCTGGAAGACGCGATCCCGCTGGTGGTGGGTAAACAGCTTGGTGAGTACAAAAACGTGCTGAATGCGGTGCGCAATACTTTTGCCGATCGTGACTCAGGCGGCCGCGGTCTGCAAACGTTTGACCTGCGTACCACCATCCACGTAGTCACCGGCATTGAAGCTGCGCTGCTGGATCTGCTGGGACAGCATCTGGGCGTAAACGTGGCGTCTTTGCTGGGGGACGGTCAACAGCGTAGCGAAGTAGAAATGCTCGGCTATCTGTTCTTCGTCGGTAACCGCAAAGCCACACCGCTGCCGTATCAGAGCCAACCGGATGAGCAATGCGACTGGTATCGTCTGCGTCATGAAGAAGCGATGACACCCGATGCGGTCGTCCGTCTGGCAGAAGCGGCGTATGAAAAATACGGTTTCAATGACTTCAAACTGAAAGGCGGCGTGCTGGCTGGGGAAGAAGAGGCGGAGTCGATTGTGGCGCTGGCAAAACGCTTCCCACAGGCGCGCGTCACGCTGGATCCTAACGGTGCCTGGTCACTGAATGAAGCGATCAAAATCGGTAAATACCTGAAAGGTTCGCTGGCCTACGCGGAAGATCCGTGTGGTGCTGAGCAGGGCTTCTCGGGCCGTGAGGTGATGGCGGAGTTCCGTCGCGCCACTGGTCTGCCGACCGCGACCAATATGATCGCCACCGACTGGCGTCAGATGGGCCATACGCTGTCATTACAGTCGGTGGATATCCCGCTGGCTGACCCGCACTTCTGGACGATGCAGGGTTCTGTGCGCGTCGCGCAGATGTGCCATGAGTTCGGTCTGACCTGGGGTTCACACTCCAATAACCATTTTGACATTTCGTTGGCGATGTTTACCCATGTGGCTGCGGCGGCACCGGGCAAGATCACGGCGATCGACACTCACTGGATCTGGCAGGAAGGCAACCAGCGTCTGACCAAAGCGCCGTTTGAAATTAAAGGCGGTATGGTGCAGGTACCGGCGAAACCGGGTCTGGGCGTTGAACTGGATATGGACCAGGTAATGAAAGCTCACGAGCTGTATCAGAAGCATGGTCTGGGCGCGCGTGATGACGCGATGGGGATGCAGTATCTGATCCCGAACTGGACGTTCGATAACAAACGTCCGTGCATGGTTCGTTAA
- a CDS encoding enolase C-terminal domain-like protein gives MTTQSSPVITDMKVIPVAGHDSMLLNIGGAHNAYFTRNIVVLTDNAGNTGVGEAPGGEVIYQTLVDAIPMVLGQEVARLNKVVQQVHKGNQAADFDTFGKGAWTFELRVNAVAALEAALLDMLGKALNVPVCELLGPGKQRDAVTVLGYLFYVGDRTKTDLPYLETTPSNHDWYHLRHQEALNSDAVVRLAEASQDRYGFKDFKLKGGVLPGEQEIDTARALKKRFPDARITVDPNGAWLLEEAITLCKGLNDVLTYAEDPCGAEQGFSGREVMAEFRRATGLPVATNMIATNWREMGHAVMLNAVDIPLADPHFWTLSGAVRVAQLCDDWGLTWGCHSNNHFDISLAMFTHVGAAAPGKPTAIDTHWIWQEGDCRLTKNPLEIKNGKIAVPHAPGLGVELDWDQVQKAHDAYKKLPGGARNDAGPMQYLIPGWTFDRKRPVFGRH, from the coding sequence ATGACGACACAATCCAGCCCCGTTATCACGGACATGAAGGTCATTCCGGTCGCCGGACATGACAGTATGCTCCTCAACATTGGCGGTGCGCATAACGCGTATTTTACCCGCAATATCGTGGTACTAACCGATAACGCCGGGAACACCGGCGTCGGTGAAGCGCCGGGCGGAGAGGTTATCTACCAGACGCTGGTTGATGCCATTCCGATGGTGCTCGGTCAGGAAGTGGCCCGACTGAATAAAGTGGTCCAGCAGGTCCACAAAGGCAATCAGGCCGCTGACTTTGATACTTTTGGCAAAGGTGCCTGGACATTCGAACTGCGTGTCAATGCGGTGGCCGCGCTGGAAGCCGCGCTGCTTGATATGCTGGGCAAGGCGCTCAACGTGCCGGTCTGCGAACTGTTAGGGCCAGGCAAGCAGCGTGATGCAGTGACCGTGCTGGGTTATCTTTTCTACGTGGGCGACAGAACCAAAACCGATCTGCCTTATCTGGAGACCACACCGAGCAACCACGACTGGTATCACCTGCGCCATCAGGAAGCACTCAACAGCGATGCCGTGGTGCGTCTGGCGGAAGCCTCGCAGGATCGCTACGGTTTTAAAGATTTCAAACTCAAAGGCGGCGTGCTGCCAGGTGAGCAAGAGATCGATACCGCTCGCGCGCTGAAAAAGCGATTCCCGGATGCGCGTATTACCGTTGATCCCAACGGTGCCTGGCTGCTTGAAGAGGCGATCACGCTGTGCAAAGGGTTGAACGATGTGCTCACTTACGCAGAAGATCCGTGTGGCGCCGAGCAGGGCTTTTCCGGGCGCGAAGTGATGGCCGAATTCCGTCGCGCCACGGGATTGCCGGTGGCGACGAACATGATCGCCACTAACTGGCGCGAAATGGGTCATGCGGTGATGCTGAATGCCGTCGATATCCCGCTTGCCGATCCGCATTTCTGGACGCTTTCCGGTGCGGTACGTGTGGCACAGTTGTGCGACGACTGGGGGCTGACCTGGGGCTGCCACTCTAACAACCACTTCGATATTTCACTGGCGATGTTTACCCACGTTGGCGCGGCAGCGCCGGGTAAACCGACCGCCATCGACACGCACTGGATCTGGCAGGAGGGCGATTGCCGCCTGACGAAAAATCCTCTTGAGATTAAAAACGGAAAAATTGCTGTCCCTCACGCGCCTGGACTGGGTGTTGAACTGGATTGGGATCAGGTGCAGAAGGCGCATGACGCTTACAAAAAACTGCCAGGCGGTGCGCGAAATGACGCCGGTCCGATGCAGTATCTGATCCCCGGCTGGACTTTTGACCGTAAACGTCCCGTTTTCGGCCGTCACTGA
- the gudP gene encoding galactarate/glucarate/glycerate transporter GudP, which translates to MSSLSQAASGAEKRTNARYWIVVMLFIVTSFNYGDRATLSIAGSEMAKDIGLDPVGMGYVFSAFSWAYVIGQIPGGWLLDRFGSKRVYFWSIFIWSMFTLLQGFVDIFSGFGIIVALFTLRFLVGLAEAPSFPGNSRIVAAWFPAQERGTAVAIFNSAQYFATVIFAPIMGWLTHEVGWSHVFFFMGGLGIVISFIWLKVIHEPNQHPGVNKKELEYIAEGGALINMDQKDTKAKVPLSVKWGQVKQLLGSRMMIGVYIGQYCINALTYFFITWFPVYLVQARGMSILKAGFVASVPAVCGFIGGVLGGIISDWLMRRTGSLNIARKTPIVMGMLLSMVMVFCNYVNVEWMIIGFMALAFFGKGIGALGWAVMADTAPKEISGLSGGLFNMFGNISGIVTPIAIGYIVGTTGSFNGALIYVGVHALIAVLSYLVLVGDIKRIELKPVAGQLS; encoded by the coding sequence ATGAGTTCATTAAGTCAGGCTGCGAGCGGTGCGGAAAAACGCACCAATGCCCGCTACTGGATAGTGGTGATGTTGTTTATCGTCACCTCCTTCAACTATGGCGACCGCGCCACCTTATCCATTGCCGGTTCGGAGATGGCCAAAGATATTGGTCTGGATCCGGTCGGTATGGGTTACGTTTTCTCTGCGTTCTCATGGGCCTACGTTATCGGGCAGATCCCGGGCGGCTGGCTGCTGGACCGTTTTGGTTCCAAACGCGTTTACTTCTGGTCCATCTTCATTTGGTCCATGTTTACCCTGTTACAGGGCTTCGTCGATATCTTCAGCGGATTCGGCATTATCGTCGCGCTGTTTACCTTGCGCTTCCTCGTCGGTCTGGCGGAAGCGCCGTCCTTCCCCGGCAACAGTCGCATCGTCGCGGCCTGGTTCCCGGCACAGGAGAGGGGAACGGCGGTCGCAATCTTTAACTCTGCGCAGTACTTTGCCACCGTTATTTTTGCCCCAATCATGGGCTGGCTGACGCACGAAGTGGGTTGGTCGCATGTGTTCTTCTTTATGGGCGGCCTTGGGATTGTCATCAGCTTTATCTGGCTGAAAGTGATCCACGAGCCAAACCAGCATCCGGGCGTGAACAAGAAAGAGCTGGAATACATTGCAGAAGGCGGTGCGCTGATCAACATGGATCAGAAAGACACCAAAGCCAAAGTGCCGCTCAGCGTGAAATGGGGACAGGTCAAGCAGTTGCTGGGTTCCCGCATGATGATCGGTGTGTATATCGGTCAGTACTGCATTAACGCGCTGACCTACTTCTTTATCACCTGGTTCCCGGTTTATCTGGTACAGGCTCGCGGTATGTCGATCCTGAAAGCGGGCTTTGTGGCCTCGGTTCCTGCGGTGTGTGGATTTATCGGCGGGGTGCTGGGCGGCATTATCTCCGACTGGCTGATGCGTCGGACCGGCTCACTGAACATTGCGCGTAAAACGCCTATCGTGATGGGGATGTTGTTGTCGATGGTGATGGTGTTCTGTAACTACGTCAACGTCGAGTGGATGATCATCGGTTTCATGGCGCTGGCGTTCTTTGGTAAGGGCATCGGTGCCCTGGGCTGGGCGGTGATGGCTGATACAGCGCCGAAAGAGATCAGCGGCCTGAGCGGGGGTCTGTTCAACATGTTCGGCAACATCTCTGGCATCGTGACACCCATTGCCATTGGCTACATCGTTGGCACGACCGGCTCCTTCAACGGTGCGCTGATTTATGTGGGCGTGCATGCGTTGATCGCGGTACTGAGCTACCTGGTGCTGGTGGGGGATATTAAACGTATCGAACTGAAACCGGTCGCAGGACAACTATCATGA
- a CDS encoding flavodoxin: MAEIGIFVGTMYGNALLVAEEAEAILTAQGHNATVFEDPELTDWQKYQDKIALVVTSTTGQGDLPDSIVPLFQGIKDQLGFQPNLRYGVIALGDSSYVNFCNGGKQFDALLQEQSAQRVGEMLLIDASEHPEPESESNPWVEHWGTLLS; the protein is encoded by the coding sequence ATGGCGGAAATCGGGATTTTTGTCGGGACAATGTACGGTAACGCGCTACTGGTGGCCGAAGAGGCCGAAGCGATCCTGACGGCCCAGGGGCACAATGCGACTGTTTTTGAAGATCCTGAACTGACGGACTGGCAGAAATATCAGGATAAAATCGCGCTGGTGGTCACCTCAACGACCGGGCAGGGCGATTTACCTGACAGCATTGTGCCGTTGTTTCAGGGAATCAAAGACCAACTGGGTTTCCAGCCAAATCTGCGTTACGGCGTGATTGCGTTAGGCGACAGCAGCTACGTCAATTTCTGTAATGGCGGTAAACAGTTTGATGCCCTGTTACAGGAGCAAAGCGCGCAGCGCGTGGGGGAAATGTTGCTGATTGATGCCAGTGAGCACCCGGAGCCCGAAAGCGAATCCAATCCCTGGGTTGAACATTGGGGCACACTCTTATCCTGA
- the truC gene encoding tRNA pseudouridine(65) synthase TruC — MLEILYQDEWLVAVNKPSGWLVHRSWLDRDEKVVVMQTVRDQIGQHVFTAHRLDRPTSGVLLMGLSSEAGRRLAQQFEQHQIHKRYHAIVRGWLMEEAVLDYPLVEELDKIADKFARENKDPQPAVTHYHGLATVEMPVATGRYPTTRYGLVELDPQTGRKHQLRRHLAHLRHPIIGDSKHGDLRQNRSAAEHFGCNRLMLHASQLSLTHPFTGEPLTIHAGLDTVWMQALSQFGWQGLLPDNERVELSEPAGQDERIRSSFRE; from the coding sequence ATGCTGGAAATTCTGTATCAGGATGAATGGCTGGTTGCGGTCAACAAGCCTTCCGGCTGGCTGGTGCACCGCAGCTGGCTGGATCGAGACGAAAAAGTGGTGGTGATGCAGACCGTGCGTGACCAGATTGGTCAGCATGTGTTTACCGCGCATCGCCTCGACAGACCAACATCCGGCGTCCTGCTGATGGGCTTATCCAGTGAAGCCGGACGCCGTCTCGCGCAGCAGTTTGAGCAACACCAGATCCATAAGCGCTATCACGCCATTGTCCGTGGTTGGTTAATGGAAGAGGCGGTACTCGATTATCCGCTGGTGGAGGAACTGGATAAAATCGCCGACAAGTTTGCCCGCGAAAACAAAGACCCACAGCCTGCGGTAACTCATTACCATGGCCTCGCCACCGTTGAAATGCCCGTGGCAACCGGGCGTTATCCGACGACTCGTTACGGACTGGTGGAACTGGATCCGCAAACGGGACGCAAGCATCAGCTCAGACGTCATCTGGCGCACCTGCGCCATCCGATTATTGGCGACAGCAAGCATGGCGATTTGCGGCAGAACCGCAGTGCAGCGGAACATTTTGGCTGCAACCGACTGATGCTGCATGCCAGCCAGCTTTCGCTGACTCATCCGTTTACCGGTGAACCGTTGACGATTCATGCCGGGCTGGATACGGTCTGGATGCAGGCGCTATCACAGTTTGGCTGGCAGGGACTTCTCCCTGATAATGAAAGGGTTGAGTTAAGTGAGCCAGCAGGTCAGGATGAACGCATACGTTCTTCATTCAGGGAGTAA
- a CDS encoding YqcC family protein yields MTTHDRVRQQLHALEALLREHQHWRMDEPEAHLFTSTQPFCMDTMEPIEWLQWVLIPRMHALLDSAQPLPEAFAVAPYYEMALTADHPQREILLEALQALDALFAQDKS; encoded by the coding sequence ATGACGACTCATGACCGTGTGCGTCAGCAGCTTCATGCACTTGAAGCGTTGCTGCGTGAGCATCAACACTGGCGGATGGATGAACCCGAAGCCCACCTGTTTACCAGCACCCAACCGTTTTGTATGGATACGATGGAACCCATTGAGTGGCTGCAATGGGTCCTTATCCCCCGCATGCATGCGCTACTGGACAGTGCGCAACCGCTGCCCGAGGCGTTTGCCGTCGCACCTTATTACGAAATGGCGCTGACCGCCGATCATCCGCAGCGCGAAATCCTGCTGGAGGCGTTGCAGGCGCTGGATGCGCTTTTTGCGCAAGATAAATCCTGA